Proteins from one Prosthecobacter sp. genomic window:
- a CDS encoding very short patch repair endonuclease, translating to MPDVFTKAKRSEVMSCIRSHGNAATELRLVKWMREAGITGWRRQLSLSVKASKIKRFKVRPDFVFRRERVAVFVDGCFWHACPRHATRPKQNRKFWDAKIERNQKRDLLVTRELRKAGWTVLRLWECALTKKRQASTLARLRRVLGKQ from the coding sequence ATGCCGGATGTCTTCACCAAAGCCAAGCGCAGCGAGGTGATGAGCTGCATCCGCTCACATGGCAACGCGGCGACGGAGCTGCGGCTGGTGAAATGGATGCGGGAGGCGGGGATCACAGGGTGGAGGCGGCAGCTTTCGTTGTCGGTCAAGGCCTCAAAGATCAAGAGGTTCAAGGTGCGGCCGGATTTTGTGTTTCGGCGCGAACGGGTGGCAGTGTTTGTCGATGGCTGTTTCTGGCACGCCTGCCCAAGGCATGCGACGCGTCCGAAGCAGAACCGGAAGTTCTGGGACGCCAAGATCGAACGGAATCAAAAGCGCGATCTCCTCGTGACCCGCGAACTACGCAAGGCCGGCTGGACGGTGCTGCGTCTCTGGGAATGTGCGCTGACGAAGAAACGGCAGGCGAGCACGCTGGCGCGGCTGCGCCGGGTCTTGGGCAAACAGTGA
- a CDS encoding FHA domain-containing protein, whose amino-acid sequence MAKLTFVLEDGQEVVVPLTERITIGRAEDNDVVVDDERISMQHAELLQNADGSIQVFDLKSGAGTFVNGERKLSCTLLHGDNLAFGPLTARLDLEDLDTSTTQVSAPPESTPATPSPDAADAETIAQLEAEKERLKAEVDAIENELRDWEKRAEKERALHLARIESLRAEEEQLSPLRTAVQQAESAHHEWIEAIQTLSSQHEKQSAATQLLADQHQEKTTLLRQLAAEAAAAQQEIEDLTVQRDQARDHLKQVRDECEQDEAVLNSLRQQIIEHETRIQEEEAKHATLATASTALGAKQQRAEAAVKDLESLLMTLEQGNAAAEGSLLRAQADLAAREKDLAARSTELAAENRRLEETKTRRAEIEQQCQELADTKQQLADARQRLAAVEQRYRDVQTNADQGGGPQIAARKTAKGDAPKSAPEPEQAAQHADLTRQIETARRELAELQAKIAPLRDLQTGTLEARALGGGLETEQIAAFISAPRIVQVESVRLAPIPMKSERVRSPGTGSTPPASKPVATKSAPPKSKSKKS is encoded by the coding sequence ATGGCAAAACTCACCTTTGTTCTCGAAGACGGACAGGAAGTGGTGGTTCCCCTCACGGAACGCATCACCATTGGTCGTGCCGAGGACAATGACGTCGTGGTGGACGACGAACGCATCTCGATGCAGCATGCCGAGCTGCTGCAGAACGCGGATGGCAGCATCCAGGTCTTCGATTTGAAGTCCGGCGCCGGCACCTTCGTCAACGGGGAGCGCAAGCTGAGCTGTACTCTCCTTCATGGCGACAATCTCGCCTTCGGTCCGCTGACCGCGCGGCTTGATCTGGAGGATCTGGACACATCCACGACGCAGGTTTCCGCACCACCAGAGAGCACGCCTGCAACTCCATCGCCCGACGCTGCAGACGCGGAAACAATCGCTCAACTGGAAGCGGAGAAAGAACGCCTGAAAGCCGAGGTGGATGCCATTGAAAATGAACTGCGCGACTGGGAGAAACGTGCTGAAAAGGAACGCGCCCTGCACCTCGCCCGCATCGAATCACTCCGCGCCGAGGAAGAACAGCTTTCTCCGCTGAGGACCGCCGTGCAGCAGGCCGAATCCGCCCACCACGAATGGATCGAGGCCATCCAGACGCTTTCCAGCCAGCATGAGAAACAATCTGCTGCCACGCAGCTTCTGGCAGACCAGCATCAGGAAAAAACGACATTGCTCCGGCAACTTGCCGCCGAAGCCGCCGCCGCCCAGCAGGAGATCGAAGATCTCACCGTGCAAAGGGATCAGGCGCGTGACCACCTCAAGCAGGTGCGTGATGAGTGCGAGCAGGACGAGGCGGTGCTGAACTCTCTGCGCCAGCAGATCATCGAGCATGAGACACGCATTCAGGAGGAGGAGGCCAAGCACGCCACGCTTGCCACCGCCAGTACCGCGCTTGGCGCCAAGCAGCAGCGCGCCGAGGCCGCCGTCAAAGATCTCGAATCCCTTCTCATGACCTTGGAGCAGGGCAACGCTGCCGCCGAAGGCTCGCTGCTCCGTGCGCAGGCCGACCTGGCCGCTCGTGAAAAAGATCTCGCTGCCCGCAGCACCGAACTCGCCGCTGAAAACCGGAGACTCGAGGAAACCAAGACGCGGCGTGCTGAAATCGAGCAGCAGTGCCAGGAACTCGCTGACACGAAGCAGCAACTTGCTGATGCCAGACAACGTCTTGCCGCCGTTGAGCAGCGCTATCGGGACGTGCAGACCAACGCCGACCAGGGAGGAGGACCTCAAATCGCCGCGCGGAAGACTGCCAAAGGAGACGCGCCCAAGTCTGCTCCGGAACCGGAACAAGCCGCCCAGCACGCGGATCTCACCCGCCAGATCGAAACTGCCCGGCGTGAACTCGCTGAACTCCAGGCAAAGATCGCCCCTCTGCGTGATTTGCAGACGGGCACGCTCGAAGCACGCGCCCTTGGTGGTGGACTGGAAACTGAACAGATCGCCGCGTTCATCTCCGCACCCCGCATCGTCCAGGTTGAGTCCGTCCGCCTCGCCCCCATCCCGATGAAGTCCGAGCGTGTTCGCAGTCCGGGCACCGGCAGCACGCCGCCAGCATCGAAGCCGGTCGCCACCAAGTCCGCCCCGCCCAAATCAAAGTCCAAGAAGAGCTGA